A single window of Vigna unguiculata cultivar IT97K-499-35 chromosome 1, ASM411807v1, whole genome shotgun sequence DNA harbors:
- the LOC114194913 gene encoding nicotianamine synthase-like, whose protein sequence is MASIKSINIEAQIPEEILIAQIMQVHASISKLESLRPCKQVNSLFTHLVKLCTLPSSIDIEALPQEVQEMRESLINLSGHAEGLLEFEFSTFISLTPEPFKNVTLFPYYGNYLKLAHIENKILKENGIVNAKKVAFVGSGPMPLTSIIMATHHMESTHFDNFDIDEKANEVARKIVASDEALEKRMKFVTQDIMDVRERLGQYDCIFLAALVGLNREAKVKILGHIRKYMKEGGVLLVRSAKGSRAFLYPIIEDRDMVNFEVLTIFHPTNDVINSVVLLRKPKA, encoded by the coding sequence ATGGCTTCAATCAAAAGCATCAACATTGAAGCTCAAATACCAGAAGAGATTCTCATAGCTCAAATTATGCAAGTTCATGCAAGCATCTCAAAGCTTGAATCCCTTAGGCCTTGCAAGCAAGTGAATAGTCTCTTCACTCACCTTGTGAAACTTTGCACTCTCCCTTCATCCATTGACATTGAGGCCTTGCCTCAAGAGGTGCAAGAGATGCGTGAGAGCCTCATTAACCTAAGTGGCCATGCCGAGGGACTCTTAGAGTTTGAATTCTCAACATTCATAAGCCTCACACCGGAACCCTTCAAGAATGTGACCCTTTTCCCTTACTATGGGAACTATTTGAAACTAGCAcacatagaaaacaaaatccTCAAAGAAAACGGGATTGTGAATGCAAAGAAAGTGGCTTTTGTGGGGTCAGGTCCAATGCCACTCACTTCCATCATAATGGCCACTCACCACATGGAGTCCACACACTTTGACAACTTTGACATTGATGAGAAGGCAAACGAGGTTGCTCGAAAGATTGTTGCTTCCGATGAAGCACTTGAGAAGAGGATGAAGTTTGTGACACAAGACATCATGGACGTGAGAGAGAGGTTGGGGCAATATGATTGCATCTTTTTGGCAGCACTTGTGGGTCTCAATAGGGAAGCAAAAGTGAAGATTTTGGGACACATAAGGAAGTATATGAAAGAGGGAGGGGTTTTGCTTGTGAGAAGTGCAAAAGGGTCAAGAGCTTTCTTGTACCCTATTATTGAGGATCGTGACATGGTGAATTTTGAGGTTCTTACCATCTTTCACCCAACAAATGATGTGATCAATTCGGTTGTTCTTCTTCGCAAGCCTAAGGCTTAG
- the LOC114183182 gene encoding ubiquitin carboxyl-terminal hydrolase 25 isoform X2, producing MDLQMTWQPSLLSQKRKTGPPIGLRNLGNSCYLNSVLQCLTYTPPLANFCLTLQHSSLCDFSASTCPFCILEKQIARSLKLDLSHDAPSKIQSCIRIFAEHFRCGRQEDAHEFLRYVIDACHNTCLRLKKLHRKGGDANGGGGDGGGSTVVKEIFGGALQSQVKCLCCGYESNKVDEIMDISLDVFHSNSLQDSMQKFFQPEVLDGNNKYKCDSCKKLVAAKKQMSILEAPNILVIQLKRFEGILGGKIDKAVAFEEVLVLSSFMCKASQPEYKLFGTIVHSGYSPESGHYYAYIKDAMGRWYCCDDSSVSVATLQEVLSEKVYILFFSRTNQRPVSSSNSIASNGVKPYSNGSQASEFSKVGVPLKDVHAKSSSDLSPWKDMPHVAKTAKVHSSPRVKFDINGGSTSKRSPAPLSVNGKVDVSRNQPLLINGHVKDSVSLENGKKDPSSLPAKNGIDKNKVDVDKFKRKESTFTNGHSDNQMVDIRSVKSDPRQDTDKSRVAGKGSDNFKLENNGLGNKPKILGSKRKVHEDPFFLLAHDGQSQAKVQKLKDNLVKEAKSHLRSCGWTNEVYEFMRSRKLRAQEDGNLGNGDETRKSLIREAQLAFNTKIPESLRKDLIERLKPSSKKTIQF from the exons ATGGACCTGCAGATGACTTGGCAGCCGAGTCTCCTGAGTCAGAAACGCAAAACCGGTCCTCCTATAGGGCTCCGTAACCTGGGCAACTCGTGCTACCTCAACAGCGTCCTCCAGTGCCTCACATACACTCCTCCTCTCGCCAATTTCTGTCTCACTCTCCAACACTCTTCTCTCT GTGATTTCTCTGCGTCTACGTGTCCGTTCTGCATACTGGAGAAGCAGATTGCGCGTTCACTTAAATTGGATCTCTCGCACGACGCGCCTTCCAAGATCCAGAGCTGTATCCGGATCTTCGCCGAGCACTTCCGCTGTGGCCGCCAGGAAGACGCACACGAGTTCCTCCGGTACGTAATCGACGCCTGCCACAATACCTGCCTCCGCCTCAAGAAGCTCCACCGCAAAGGCGGAGACGCTAATGGAGGCGGCGGAGACGGTGGCGGGAGTACGGTGGTGAAGGAGATTTTCGGGGGCGCCTTGCAGAGCCAGGTGAAGTGTCTGTGCTGTGGATATGAGTCGAATAAGGTTGATGAGATAATGGATATCAGTCTTGATGTTTTCCATAGTAACTCGCTTCAAGACTCCATGCAAAAGTTCTTTCAGCCTGAGGTTTTAGATGGCAACAATAAGTACAAGTGTGATAG TTGTAAGAAATTGGTGGCGGCTAAGAAGCAAATGTCTATACTTGAAGCACCTAACATCCTTGTGATACAACTAAAG AGATTTGAGGGCATATTGGGTGGCAAGATTGATAAGGCTGTTGCATTTGAAGAGGTTTTGGTTCTTTCTAGCTTCATGTGCAAAGCAAGCCAG CCAGAATATAAGCTCTTTGGCACTATTGTGCATTCAGGCTACTCCCCCGAATCTGGTCATTACTATGCTTATATAAAG GATGCAATGGGTCGGTGGTATTGCTGTGACGATTCTAGTGTATCAGTTGCAACCCTGCAAGAAGTTTTGTCCGAAAAggtttatattctttttttctctcgaACTAATCAAAGGCCAGTGTCAAGTAGTAATTCTATTGCTTCAAACGGTGTAAAGCCTTATTCCAATGGGAGCCAAGCATCTGAATTTTCAAAGGTTGGTGTACCACTGAAAGATGTGCATGCAAAGTCAAGTTCTGACCTATCTCCTTGGAAGGATATGCCACATGTAGCTAAGACAGCTAAAGTACATTCCAGCCCACGAGTTAAGTTTGACATTAATGGAGGTTCTACTTCCAAAAGAAGTCCTGCTCCTCTAAGTGTGAATGGGAAAGTTGATGTTTCTAGGAATCAGCCTTTATTAATAAATGGACATGTCAAAGATTCAGTTTCTTTGGAAAATGGTAAGAAAGATCCTTCATCATTACCTGCCAAGAATGGtattgacaaaaataaagttGATGTTGACAAATTCAAAAGAAAGGAGTCTACATTTACAAATGGCCACAGTGATAATCAGATGGTTGATATCCGTTCTGTAAAGTCGGATCCCAGGCAAGATACTGATAAAAGCAGGGTAGCAGGTAAAGGTTCTGACAACTTTAAGCTTGAAAACAATGGCCTCGGCAATAAACCCAAAATATTGGGGAGTAAGAGAAAGGTACATGAGGACCCATTCTTTTTACTTGCACATGATGGTCAGTCTCAAGCAAAAGTTCAAAAACTGAAGGACAA TCTTGTGAAAGAGGCGAAGTCACATTTGAGATCCTGCGGCTGGACAAATGAGGTCTATGAATTTATGCGCTCTAGAAAGTTACGTGCACAAGAAGATGGAAATTTAGGGAATGGAGATGAAACAAG GAAGTCGTTAATTAGAGAGGCGCAGCTAGCTTTCAACACAAAGATTCCAGAGTCATTGAGAAAGGATTTGATTGAACGACTCAAACCTTCATCCAAGAAAACTATACAATTTTAA
- the LOC114183182 gene encoding ubiquitin carboxyl-terminal hydrolase 25 isoform X1, with product MDLQMTWQPSLLSQKRKTGPPIGLRNLGNSCYLNSVLQCLTYTPPLANFCLTLQHSSLCDFSASTCPFCILEKQIARSLKLDLSHDAPSKIQSCIRIFAEHFRCGRQEDAHEFLRYVIDACHNTCLRLKKLHRKGGDANGGGGDGGGSTVVKEIFGGALQSQVKCLCCGYESNKVDEIMDISLDVFHSNSLQDSMQKFFQPEVLDGNNKYKCDSCKKLVAAKKQMSILEAPNILVIQLKRFEGILGGKIDKAVAFEEVLVLSSFMCKASQDPQPEYKLFGTIVHSGYSPESGHYYAYIKDAMGRWYCCDDSSVSVATLQEVLSEKVYILFFSRTNQRPVSSSNSIASNGVKPYSNGSQASEFSKVGVPLKDVHAKSSSDLSPWKDMPHVAKTAKVHSSPRVKFDINGGSTSKRSPAPLSVNGKVDVSRNQPLLINGHVKDSVSLENGKKDPSSLPAKNGIDKNKVDVDKFKRKESTFTNGHSDNQMVDIRSVKSDPRQDTDKSRVAGKGSDNFKLENNGLGNKPKILGSKRKVHEDPFFLLAHDGQSQAKVQKLKDNLVKEAKSHLRSCGWTNEVYEFMRSRKLRAQEDGNLGNGDETRKSLIREAQLAFNTKIPESLRKDLIERLKPSSKKTIQF from the exons ATGGACCTGCAGATGACTTGGCAGCCGAGTCTCCTGAGTCAGAAACGCAAAACCGGTCCTCCTATAGGGCTCCGTAACCTGGGCAACTCGTGCTACCTCAACAGCGTCCTCCAGTGCCTCACATACACTCCTCCTCTCGCCAATTTCTGTCTCACTCTCCAACACTCTTCTCTCT GTGATTTCTCTGCGTCTACGTGTCCGTTCTGCATACTGGAGAAGCAGATTGCGCGTTCACTTAAATTGGATCTCTCGCACGACGCGCCTTCCAAGATCCAGAGCTGTATCCGGATCTTCGCCGAGCACTTCCGCTGTGGCCGCCAGGAAGACGCACACGAGTTCCTCCGGTACGTAATCGACGCCTGCCACAATACCTGCCTCCGCCTCAAGAAGCTCCACCGCAAAGGCGGAGACGCTAATGGAGGCGGCGGAGACGGTGGCGGGAGTACGGTGGTGAAGGAGATTTTCGGGGGCGCCTTGCAGAGCCAGGTGAAGTGTCTGTGCTGTGGATATGAGTCGAATAAGGTTGATGAGATAATGGATATCAGTCTTGATGTTTTCCATAGTAACTCGCTTCAAGACTCCATGCAAAAGTTCTTTCAGCCTGAGGTTTTAGATGGCAACAATAAGTACAAGTGTGATAG TTGTAAGAAATTGGTGGCGGCTAAGAAGCAAATGTCTATACTTGAAGCACCTAACATCCTTGTGATACAACTAAAG AGATTTGAGGGCATATTGGGTGGCAAGATTGATAAGGCTGTTGCATTTGAAGAGGTTTTGGTTCTTTCTAGCTTCATGTGCAAAGCAAGCCAG GATCCACAGCCAGAATATAAGCTCTTTGGCACTATTGTGCATTCAGGCTACTCCCCCGAATCTGGTCATTACTATGCTTATATAAAG GATGCAATGGGTCGGTGGTATTGCTGTGACGATTCTAGTGTATCAGTTGCAACCCTGCAAGAAGTTTTGTCCGAAAAggtttatattctttttttctctcgaACTAATCAAAGGCCAGTGTCAAGTAGTAATTCTATTGCTTCAAACGGTGTAAAGCCTTATTCCAATGGGAGCCAAGCATCTGAATTTTCAAAGGTTGGTGTACCACTGAAAGATGTGCATGCAAAGTCAAGTTCTGACCTATCTCCTTGGAAGGATATGCCACATGTAGCTAAGACAGCTAAAGTACATTCCAGCCCACGAGTTAAGTTTGACATTAATGGAGGTTCTACTTCCAAAAGAAGTCCTGCTCCTCTAAGTGTGAATGGGAAAGTTGATGTTTCTAGGAATCAGCCTTTATTAATAAATGGACATGTCAAAGATTCAGTTTCTTTGGAAAATGGTAAGAAAGATCCTTCATCATTACCTGCCAAGAATGGtattgacaaaaataaagttGATGTTGACAAATTCAAAAGAAAGGAGTCTACATTTACAAATGGCCACAGTGATAATCAGATGGTTGATATCCGTTCTGTAAAGTCGGATCCCAGGCAAGATACTGATAAAAGCAGGGTAGCAGGTAAAGGTTCTGACAACTTTAAGCTTGAAAACAATGGCCTCGGCAATAAACCCAAAATATTGGGGAGTAAGAGAAAGGTACATGAGGACCCATTCTTTTTACTTGCACATGATGGTCAGTCTCAAGCAAAAGTTCAAAAACTGAAGGACAA TCTTGTGAAAGAGGCGAAGTCACATTTGAGATCCTGCGGCTGGACAAATGAGGTCTATGAATTTATGCGCTCTAGAAAGTTACGTGCACAAGAAGATGGAAATTTAGGGAATGGAGATGAAACAAG GAAGTCGTTAATTAGAGAGGCGCAGCTAGCTTTCAACACAAAGATTCCAGAGTCATTGAGAAAGGATTTGATTGAACGACTCAAACCTTCATCCAAGAAAACTATACAATTTTAA